From a region of the bacterium genome:
- a CDS encoding undecaprenyl-diphosphate phosphatase, translated as MLGLVQGLTEFLPVSSSGHLVLAQEYLGIAAPGIVVEVALHVATALAVLVYFRRRLKEIFSAASGGGRGWLRFVALIAVASLPAAVVGLALEGRIELLFESSRAVGAALLFTGGVLAASSFVRRGDAKLADMAFAAALAVGAAQALAIAPGVSRSGMTIVAGLLVGLAGAEAATFSFLLSVPAILGAAALEATKIRAFQGDWTGLALAFGVAFVAGLAAIYVVLASARGRGFAWFGAYCAALGLFALLI; from the coding sequence GTGTTGGGCCTGGTCCAGGGCTTGACCGAGTTCTTGCCGGTTTCGTCGTCCGGGCACCTCGTCTTGGCCCAGGAATATTTAGGGATTGCCGCGCCGGGTATCGTCGTCGAGGTGGCGTTGCACGTCGCGACGGCCCTCGCGGTCCTCGTCTATTTCCGACGACGCTTGAAGGAGATTTTCTCGGCGGCCTCGGGCGGGGGGCGGGGTTGGCTGAGGTTCGTGGCGCTCATAGCGGTGGCATCGCTACCCGCGGCCGTCGTCGGCCTGGCTCTCGAGGGCCGAATCGAGCTCCTATTCGAAAGCAGCCGCGCCGTCGGCGCAGCGCTATTATTCACCGGCGGCGTCCTGGCGGCGTCGTCGTTTGTAAGACGCGGCGACGCGAAGCTGGCGGACATGGCCTTCGCCGCGGCGCTGGCGGTGGGTGCGGCCCAAGCGCTGGCCATCGCGCCGGGCGTCTCGCGGTCCGGGATGACGATCGTCGCCGGTTTGCTCGTCGGCCTCGCCGGCGCCGAAGCGGCAACGTTTTCTTTCCTCCTCTCGGTGCCGGCTATCCTGGGAGCCGCGGCGTTGGAGGCAACGAAGATAAGGGCGTTTCAAGGGGATTGGACCGGGTTGGCGCTGGCGTTCGGCGTGGCGTTCGTCGCGGGTTTGGCGGCGATATACGTGGTGCTCGCTTCGGCTCGAGGCCGCGGGTTCGCCTGGTTCGGCGCGTACTGTGCCGCCCTCGGCCTGTTCGCCCTATTGATATAA
- a CDS encoding sulfatase-like hydrolase/transferase, which yields MLPRILRKLLSWAAFVAAAAFFWGATEAFINYRWPPKGVWRTDLWLPSTYNRVVFYAVVVAAAGLVVVAVGSLIRRLRRRPVKAARRRWGGAVALAAIIASNAGWLVLGLIDSYELDVGLFKLDIQERAPFFEYWGFFALAGAAVAVALAFALGRRRWARITARYLQVAGAALFLATVVTHHATQMLRPRPYGPNIILIVLDAWRADTLQPELMPNLYSFSREKSLYFERAWTNGTWTLPAMTTTFTGQYHDTHKFRRRADSDKRNPTLAQILYEAGYETAAFSANRVLNRDSPTTEGFEDFYFSDWSPLLRGIHFYDTNWYGSAVRGLFHGKRISEDSRILSRMLSTYLARPHRRPYFLWVHYMDPHGPYTPPPGYYLPDDEKYILDFRPILRRRRHVNKRLYEGECRFVDDLLAPILPRLAAEPDTITIITADHGEEFWEHSQEYGFYHGKSVYETVTRVPLLVFLPAKAAAVVDTPVSLVDLAPTLLTLSGYEPPPTMQGRPFLTTDGDVVKDRRPVFIGGCFLKLRGRITERRDAVIIWPYKLILFHQKPGRRGEYYNLAADPGELRPLPEDKSAGRLRKALRVWRRNVRRTGRYPEYGGAAAPDLRALGYIQ from the coding sequence ATGTTACCCAGAATACTTAGGAAATTGTTATCGTGGGCGGCGTTCGTCGCCGCCGCCGCGTTCTTCTGGGGCGCGACGGAAGCTTTTATCAACTACCGCTGGCCGCCCAAGGGCGTGTGGCGGACGGACCTCTGGCTCCCCTCGACGTACAACCGCGTGGTTTTCTACGCCGTAGTCGTGGCGGCCGCCGGCCTCGTAGTCGTCGCCGTCGGGAGCTTAATACGGCGGCTCCGGCGCCGGCCGGTAAAGGCCGCCCGCCGCCGGTGGGGCGGCGCGGTCGCCCTCGCGGCGATCATAGCTTCTAACGCCGGGTGGCTGGTCCTCGGCTTAATCGATTCGTACGAACTCGACGTCGGCCTCTTTAAACTGGACATACAGGAACGGGCGCCTTTTTTCGAGTACTGGGGGTTCTTCGCGCTCGCGGGGGCGGCAGTGGCCGTCGCCCTCGCGTTCGCGTTGGGGAGGAGACGCTGGGCGAGGATAACGGCGCGATACCTCCAGGTGGCGGGCGCGGCGCTTTTTCTCGCGACGGTCGTCACGCACCACGCAACTCAAATGCTGCGGCCGCGGCCCTACGGCCCCAATATCATACTCATTGTCCTCGACGCCTGGCGGGCCGATACGTTGCAGCCGGAGCTGATGCCCAATTTATACTCGTTCAGCCGGGAAAAAAGCCTATACTTCGAGCGCGCGTGGACCAACGGCACGTGGACGCTGCCGGCGATGACGACGACGTTCACCGGTCAATACCACGACACGCACAAGTTCCGCCGGCGCGCCGACTCGGATAAACGCAACCCCACGCTGGCGCAGATCTTATACGAGGCCGGCTACGAGACCGCGGCCTTCTCCGCGAACCGCGTCCTCAACCGAGACAGCCCGACAACGGAAGGTTTTGAGGACTTTTACTTTTCGGATTGGTCGCCTCTCCTCCGCGGGATCCATTTCTACGACACTAATTGGTACGGCTCGGCCGTCCGAGGCCTTTTTCACGGGAAGCGGATCTCCGAGGACAGCCGGATCCTCAGCCGTATGCTCAGCACGTACCTGGCGCGTCCTCACCGGCGGCCATATTTTCTATGGGTCCACTATATGGACCCCCACGGCCCCTATACGCCACCCCCGGGTTATTACTTACCGGACGATGAGAAATATATTTTGGACTTTCGTCCGATCTTGAGAAGGCGACGGCACGTCAACAAGCGCCTCTACGAGGGGGAATGTCGGTTCGTGGACGACCTGTTGGCACCTATCCTCCCGCGCCTTGCCGCGGAGCCCGATACCATTACGATAATAACCGCCGACCACGGCGAGGAGTTCTGGGAACACAGTCAAGAATACGGTTTTTACCACGGAAAATCGGTCTACGAAACGGTAACGCGAGTCCCACTCCTCGTCTTTTTACCGGCTAAGGCCGCGGCCGTGGTCGACACGCCCGTAAGCTTGGTGGACCTCGCGCCCACGCTCCTCACCCTCAGCGGTTACGAACCGCCGCCGACGATGCAGGGCCGGCCGTTTTTAACGACTGACGGAGACGTCGTTAAAGACCGTCGGCCCGTATTCATCGGGGGCTGTTTCCTTAAGCTCCGCGGCCGTATAACGGAACGCCGGGACGCCGTAATCATTTGGCCTTATAAACTTATCCTGTTTCACCAAAAACCCGGGCGACGGGGCGAATACTACAACCTCGCCGCCGACCCCGGCGAGCTGAGGCCGCTACCGGAAGATAAGTCTGCGGGGCGCCTCCGCAAGGCGTTGCGGGTGTGGCGGCGTAACGTAAGGCGCACGGGTCGGTACCCCGAATACGGAGGCGCCGCCGCGCCGGACCTCCGGGCCCTAGGGTATATCCAATAG
- a CDS encoding DNA translocase FtsK 4TM domain-containing protein, with protein MAGRSGKKKTESGFKYGRQLLGVVLVVVAAACATSLATHDAEDPTGLASAGQPIHNRLGIAGAWLSFWLLETLGRAAFALPVFFGLWAFFQFRGGVSLAREFRLIVFMLAVFLGAALLALAVGGEGEETFAAAVARGGAVGLFLRNAVTFAVGRVFGLVLAAAALVVAAAWAVAGVSPKRLLNAAAGFAKWLARGASPIFRREEGELYEEEVEVETAPPAGTELVEEPALEPLEPPPSESRAAAAPPPRRRPPHPYKLPPRDLLAPPEPPKEEVSREYLTDCKKRLEAALTSYKVEGRVREIKVGPRVSRFEVELAPGQKFGAMKSLEEDLARNMAVPGITVTSLASRGAVAVDVPNPVASRVGLRELLGTKAFYKEVQRSKLTVPLGRRHDGQVVTADLTRMPHLLVAGATGSGKSIFLNAVVTSLLMTSTPDEVQFLIIDPKKVDLSIFRDVPHRRYDQVLFTEMEDAVRALKAVVRRMEGRYKLLAAVGARNIQAYNKLFAADEGRRQLAEKIPAGTDGEEGRPLPYIVVVVDELNDLMVREKARKVEEQLVRLAQMARAVGIHLVVATQRPSVDVITGVIKANFPSRIAFSVSSQVDSRTILDRTGAQHLLPEGDMLFLPTGAAEPERIQGAYVGEDEVGRVVEFWAEQPAPQGLTSVREVADEAEAPGGTYLEQKDELFDDAVALVVSQKKASVSMLQRRFRIGFARAGRLIDVMELRSIVGPDEGPKGRKVLIKSLDELEDAGPGPGGEDVI; from the coding sequence ATGGCCGGACGAAGCGGCAAGAAAAAGACGGAATCGGGATTCAAGTACGGCCGTCAACTACTGGGCGTCGTTCTCGTCGTCGTCGCCGCGGCGTGCGCGACGAGCCTGGCGACCCACGACGCCGAAGACCCCACGGGGTTGGCTTCGGCCGGCCAACCGATCCACAACAGACTGGGCATCGCCGGCGCGTGGCTTTCCTTCTGGCTGCTCGAGACGCTGGGGCGGGCGGCTTTCGCCCTCCCCGTCTTTTTCGGCCTGTGGGCTTTCTTCCAGTTTCGCGGCGGCGTATCGCTGGCGCGCGAGTTCAGGCTCATCGTCTTCATGCTGGCCGTATTCCTGGGCGCGGCGCTGTTGGCGCTCGCCGTAGGGGGCGAAGGCGAGGAGACCTTCGCGGCCGCGGTCGCGCGGGGCGGCGCCGTGGGCCTATTCCTCCGCAACGCCGTCACGTTCGCCGTCGGGAGGGTATTCGGCCTCGTACTTGCGGCAGCCGCGCTCGTCGTCGCCGCGGCGTGGGCCGTCGCCGGCGTCTCGCCCAAAAGGTTGCTAAACGCCGCGGCCGGCTTCGCGAAATGGCTGGCTCGCGGCGCGTCGCCCATATTCCGGCGCGAAGAGGGCGAGCTCTACGAGGAGGAGGTCGAGGTCGAAACGGCACCGCCCGCCGGAACCGAATTGGTCGAGGAACCGGCGCTCGAGCCGCTCGAGCCGCCGCCGTCCGAATCGCGGGCCGCAGCCGCCCCCCCGCCCCGCCGCAGGCCCCCCCACCCGTACAAACTACCTCCCCGCGACCTCCTGGCACCCCCCGAGCCGCCCAAGGAGGAGGTCTCCCGGGAATATCTCACCGACTGCAAAAAGCGGCTTGAGGCCGCGCTCACCTCCTACAAAGTCGAAGGCCGCGTCCGCGAGATAAAAGTCGGCCCCCGCGTCTCCCGCTTCGAAGTCGAGCTCGCGCCCGGGCAAAAGTTCGGCGCCATGAAATCGCTGGAGGAAGACCTGGCCCGCAACATGGCCGTACCCGGCATAACGGTGACCAGCCTGGCCAGCCGCGGCGCCGTCGCGGTAGACGTCCCCAACCCGGTGGCCTCCCGCGTCGGCCTGCGCGAATTGCTCGGCACCAAAGCCTTTTATAAAGAGGTCCAACGTTCGAAGCTGACCGTGCCCCTCGGGCGGCGGCACGACGGCCAGGTCGTTACGGCGGACCTCACCAGGATGCCGCACCTCCTCGTCGCCGGCGCCACCGGCTCGGGCAAAAGCATATTCCTGAACGCCGTCGTAACGTCGCTCTTGATGACGTCGACGCCGGACGAAGTCCAATTCCTCATCATCGACCCTAAAAAAGTCGACCTCTCGATCTTCCGGGACGTACCGCACCGGCGCTACGACCAGGTGCTGTTCACCGAGATGGAGGACGCCGTGAGGGCGCTCAAGGCCGTCGTGCGGCGGATGGAGGGGCGCTACAAACTCCTCGCCGCGGTGGGCGCGCGCAACATCCAAGCCTACAATAAACTCTTCGCCGCGGACGAGGGCCGCCGCCAACTGGCGGAGAAGATTCCGGCGGGAACCGACGGGGAAGAGGGCCGGCCGCTGCCGTACATCGTCGTCGTCGTCGACGAGCTCAACGACCTGATGGTCCGCGAAAAGGCGCGCAAGGTCGAGGAGCAGCTCGTCCGCCTGGCGCAAATGGCGCGCGCGGTGGGGATACATCTCGTCGTCGCGACGCAACGGCCTTCGGTAGACGTCATCACCGGCGTCATCAAGGCCAACTTCCCGAGCCGCATCGCCTTCAGCGTCTCGTCGCAGGTGGACTCCCGGACCATCCTCGACCGCACGGGGGCGCAACATCTCCTGCCGGAGGGCGACATGCTGTTCCTCCCCACCGGCGCCGCCGAGCCGGAACGAATTCAGGGGGCGTACGTGGGCGAGGACGAGGTCGGCCGCGTCGTCGAGTTCTGGGCCGAGCAGCCGGCGCCGCAGGGTTTAACGTCCGTACGAGAGGTCGCCGACGAGGCGGAAGCGCCCGGCGGAACCTACCTCGAGCAGAAGGACGAGCTCTTCGACGACGCCGTCGCCCTCGTCGTCTCGCAAAAGAAAGCGTCGGTCTCGATGCTGCAGCGCCGCTTCCGCATCGGCTTTGCCCGCGCCGGCCGCCTGATCGACGTTATGGAGCTCCGCAGCATCGTCGGACCCGACGAGGGCCCCAAAGGCCGGAAAGTGCTCATTAAATCTCTGGATGAATTGGAAGACGCAGGACCGGGGCCCGGTGGCGAAGACGTTATATAA
- a CDS encoding sulfatase, whose protein sequence is MHVRTEGAGIKAPFYIRTKPLSVAARLLKKAHSLTFITAVAALWGTAEALITHVWGVRGVWRPLDLWESALTRSLFYLVVTAVSSLLAWSAAAAVNREKNVASSARWRAAAVVALAVAAEAGWLVLALTARFEFEWWFLSFDVRDPVGFAAYWAVFLAGAIPLAAALGFLFRSLGRRLPRVGRWFRAAGVLLFAGLVGYHVTAPRFRPVAPGPDIVLVVLDAWRADAFNRELMPNLAAFAERHAVTYRNARATASWTIPSMGSVFTGEYADVHARRHLLAPVRRPPTVARLLYAAGYDTYALNANRLLQRFSYVVDGFDHYYYAEDRPLLRLVRFYDTNWYGPAFRKVLNKTPTCEYSRRLARELETVTSTRGRRPRFVWAHFMDPHAPYAPPPGYYSGADAELVNDYRPAVKTRAPAYHRLYDGECRFMDDLLEPILARLAAGGRTVVVVTADHGEEFWEHKTYEHGKSVYETVLRVPLLVAVPGEPAGDFKDPVTLLDLGPTILDVAGVAKPANMRGRSLLRTPGEEAVLIYAGSKFGASPDYKPKRRDCVFWRDWKLILPHDGGSRPGEFYDLLLDPEENDPLLSRSSLADALFVALSLWQETVSREEVAEFDEDFAAELRALGYVQ, encoded by the coding sequence ATGCACGTCCGAACCGAGGGTGCCGGGATAAAGGCTCCTTTTTATATCCGAACTAAACCGCTTAGCGTCGCCGCGAGGCTGCTAAAAAAAGCGCATTCTCTCACCTTCATCACCGCGGTAGCCGCGTTGTGGGGTACCGCGGAAGCCCTCATTACCCACGTATGGGGCGTGCGCGGCGTATGGCGGCCTTTGGACCTGTGGGAGTCGGCGTTAACCCGGTCCTTGTTCTACCTGGTCGTAACGGCCGTTTCCTCGCTGCTCGCGTGGAGTGCCGCGGCCGCCGTAAACCGGGAGAAGAACGTCGCCTCGAGCGCGCGCTGGCGCGCCGCGGCCGTCGTCGCCCTTGCCGTCGCCGCGGAGGCCGGGTGGCTCGTCCTCGCGCTTACGGCACGTTTTGAGTTCGAGTGGTGGTTCCTCTCGTTCGACGTCCGGGACCCGGTAGGTTTCGCGGCGTACTGGGCGGTGTTTTTAGCGGGGGCCATCCCCCTGGCGGCGGCGTTGGGTTTCCTCTTCCGCTCCCTCGGGCGGCGGCTGCCGCGAGTAGGCCGGTGGTTCCGCGCGGCGGGCGTCCTGCTATTCGCCGGCTTAGTCGGCTACCACGTAACGGCGCCTCGGTTCAGGCCCGTAGCGCCCGGACCGGATATAGTGCTCGTCGTACTCGACGCCTGGCGCGCCGACGCATTTAACCGGGAATTGATGCCCAACTTAGCGGCCTTCGCCGAACGCCACGCCGTAACGTACCGCAACGCCCGGGCGACGGCCTCCTGGACCATCCCCTCGATGGGCTCCGTCTTCACCGGCGAGTACGCCGACGTACACGCTCGGCGGCACCTACTCGCGCCCGTGCGCCGGCCCCCCACCGTGGCCCGCCTCCTCTACGCCGCCGGGTACGACACGTACGCCCTAAACGCCAACCGGCTCTTGCAGCGGTTCTCGTACGTCGTGGACGGCTTCGACCACTACTACTACGCCGAGGACCGGCCGCTATTACGCCTCGTCCGCTTCTACGATACCAACTGGTACGGCCCCGCGTTCAGGAAGGTCCTCAATAAGACGCCGACGTGCGAGTACAGCCGACGGCTGGCCCGCGAACTCGAAACCGTGACGTCTACGAGAGGACGCCGGCCCCGATTCGTATGGGCCCACTTCATGGACCCGCACGCACCGTACGCGCCGCCGCCGGGGTATTATAGCGGCGCCGACGCCGAACTAGTAAACGATTACCGCCCGGCGGTCAAAACGCGGGCGCCGGCGTACCACCGCCTTTACGACGGCGAGTGCCGCTTCATGGACGACCTGCTGGAACCGATTCTGGCGCGGCTGGCCGCCGGCGGCCGGACGGTCGTCGTCGTTACCGCCGACCACGGCGAGGAGTTTTGGGAGCACAAAACGTACGAACACGGCAAGTCGGTATACGAAACGGTCCTGCGCGTACCGCTGCTCGTCGCCGTCCCGGGCGAGCCGGCCGGCGACTTCAAGGACCCGGTAACTTTGCTCGACCTCGGGCCGACGATACTCGACGTCGCAGGCGTTGCGAAGCCGGCCAACATGCGAGGAAGAAGCCTCCTGCGGACGCCGGGCGAGGAGGCCGTGCTGATATACGCCGGGAGCAAGTTCGGGGCGTCGCCCGACTACAAGCCGAAACGGCGCGACTGCGTCTTTTGGCGAGACTGGAAGTTGATACTACCGCACGACGGCGGGTCCCGGCCGGGCGAATTTTACGACCTACTCCTCGACCCGGAAGAGAACGACCCGTTGTTGTCGCGGTCTTCCCTCGCCGACGCTTTGTTCGTAGCGCTCTCGTTGTGGCAAGAGACCGTCTCCCGAGAAGAAGTCGCCGAGTTTGACGAGGACTTTGCCGCCGAGCTGCGTGCCCTCGGCTACGTACAATAA
- a CDS encoding sulfatase yields MLAWATFVLALAFFWGAAEAVFNYFWHPAGTWWGDLVYESAYRRAVFYCFTVGVLSAAAGVAALVISGVVKLLSGRWVLDTARRWGAAAAVAALITSNVGWLVIGFFRKGKVKIGDLAVNLREPAPFFEYWLAFAVLGIGLAVLLARRAAGKRWWRRAGKVLRVVGVAGFALLVAAHFVVPALRPVPRGPNILFIVLDAWRADSFRPDLMPKLSAYAEKNAVVYERAWACAPWTYPSMAACFTGHYPDATRLWPRPSRDLHRTAASHLRGAGYDTGAVVGNVVLEHYTPITTGFDYFIYWDWRPRLRAIHFYSTNWCCGPVRQKYLPRKRYRPETSRTITRLTRSYLAKPRRRPFFLWVHYMDPHAPYNPPPGYYDPADEKFIKDHKPDLRERGDAYHRLYEGECAFLDDVLGRVFKAIPDPDNTVVIITSDHGEEFWEHYTYGHGKSVYETVTRVPLIVAVPGRGPAVTDTPTSLIDLTPTLLHLAGVDVPADMPGRPLAGTPREGQNKLIFIGSDYTDRKDYQPPRRDAVVLWPWKLSLEHWKMNAAGEYYNLEQDPGERNGLPEDDVARALRAKLEKWKKAVKPKGMQPARAADFADAADLRALGYVQ; encoded by the coding sequence GTGTTGGCGTGGGCGACATTCGTCCTGGCCCTGGCGTTCTTCTGGGGCGCGGCGGAGGCCGTCTTCAACTATTTCTGGCACCCCGCCGGGACGTGGTGGGGCGACCTCGTCTACGAATCGGCGTACCGGCGCGCGGTGTTCTACTGCTTCACCGTAGGCGTGCTCTCCGCGGCCGCCGGCGTCGCGGCGCTGGTAATATCCGGCGTCGTAAAGCTCCTATCCGGCAGATGGGTGCTGGATACGGCTCGCCGGTGGGGCGCCGCCGCGGCCGTGGCCGCGTTGATTACGTCCAACGTCGGTTGGCTCGTCATCGGCTTCTTCCGCAAAGGCAAAGTTAAAATAGGCGATTTGGCGGTAAACCTCCGCGAGCCGGCGCCGTTCTTCGAGTATTGGCTCGCGTTCGCCGTTCTGGGCATAGGCCTCGCCGTCCTATTAGCCCGGCGCGCTGCGGGAAAGCGGTGGTGGCGGCGGGCCGGGAAGGTCTTGCGCGTCGTCGGCGTCGCCGGCTTCGCGCTTCTCGTCGCCGCGCACTTCGTCGTCCCCGCCCTCCGCCCCGTACCGCGCGGCCCGAACATCTTGTTTATCGTACTCGACGCGTGGCGAGCGGACTCCTTCAGGCCCGACCTCATGCCCAAGCTGTCGGCCTACGCGGAAAAAAACGCGGTCGTTTACGAACGGGCGTGGGCGTGCGCGCCGTGGACGTACCCCTCGATGGCGGCGTGCTTTACGGGCCACTATCCGGACGCGACGCGGTTGTGGCCCCGCCCCTCGCGCGACCTGCACCGCACGGCGGCGTCGCACCTGCGCGGCGCCGGGTACGATACCGGCGCCGTCGTGGGCAACGTCGTCCTGGAGCACTACACGCCCATTACCACCGGCTTCGATTACTTTATATACTGGGACTGGCGGCCGCGCCTCCGCGCGATACATTTTTACAGCACCAACTGGTGTTGCGGGCCGGTTCGCCAAAAATACCTTCCCCGTAAAAGATACCGGCCCGAGACGAGTCGCACCATCACGCGGCTTACGCGGTCGTACCTCGCCAAGCCGCGCCGCAGGCCGTTCTTTCTGTGGGTACACTACATGGATCCCCACGCGCCGTACAACCCTCCGCCGGGCTACTACGACCCCGCGGACGAAAAATTCATAAAAGACCATAAACCCGACCTGCGCGAGCGGGGCGACGCCTACCACCGCCTCTACGAGGGCGAATGCGCGTTTCTGGACGACGTCCTGGGGCGGGTTTTCAAGGCGATACCGGACCCCGACAACACGGTCGTGATTATAACCAGCGACCACGGCGAGGAGTTCTGGGAGCACTACACGTACGGCCACGGCAAGTCGGTCTACGAAACGGTTACGCGCGTACCGCTAATCGTCGCCGTACCCGGGCGCGGGCCGGCCGTGACCGACACCCCCACCAGCCTCATAGACCTGACGCCGACGCTCCTCCACCTCGCCGGCGTCGACGTGCCGGCGGATATGCCCGGGCGGCCGCTCGCCGGGACGCCCCGGGAGGGCCAAAACAAACTAATCTTCATAGGCAGCGATTACACCGACCGGAAAGACTACCAACCGCCGCGGCGAGACGCCGTCGTACTGTGGCCTTGGAAGCTAAGTCTGGAGCACTGGAAGATGAACGCGGCCGGCGAGTACTACAACCTCGAGCAAGACCCGGGCGAGCGCAACGGGCTCCCGGAAGACGACGTGGCCCGAGCGCTACGCGCGAAGTTGGAAAAGTGGAAGAAGGCGGTTAAGCCCAAAGGTATGCAGCCCGCTCGAGCAGCGGATTTCGCCGACGCCGCGGACCTCCGGGCGCTGGGTTACGTACAGTAA